The Nocardioides campestrisoli genome includes a window with the following:
- a CDS encoding ImmA/IrrE family metallo-endopeptidase → MSSFPPLGDLRDESEVVVVTQQPDTIGPKPKRPERPSAGRRSIEAMALHALETGAASSVDDLLDQVAAISGRKLFNALLAILQMPHATMLCAASEWEQKWRRRVKPDERPLVLLFPWGPVEFVYDVSQTEATDRSRPLPINATPFAMDGLHDAGELVARLRSAIQELGVRVVTARQGVALAGRIRRTGDGGTLRLPPRSVPGAVREVAVRWVLSLNEAHSPTEQLATLAHEIGHLFCGHVGADQGDFWPYRDLSDEVATEFEAESVARLVFRRIAPGVDLPPYLDRILDPDAPLPDHGWTYVAQAADRILDMLNLGDRAQSTEVSVAGLFDSRRLPSWAHDLVVRPGGRESTEVILVRATSDDRGLPERVGTAWADAVPGVNTPWVAVARSEESFQGVLSYFKHAQGEDPEHDELMGQLLEFLPLDDHWTTVVSAGLADQAALIEMSADPPNHGGDAVAACMSQVERCGLSCVEPELDTSWMYNEVEYATGDLGHEQVLGWDDMYTDEAWRFLSSSNRLFVTIRPDAGLVEPKVVELVASAIAAGRRDLDDYYAGNHADVLEEGESLGAHQS, encoded by the coding sequence ATGAGCTCGTTCCCACCTCTGGGTGATCTGCGTGACGAAAGTGAAGTGGTGGTGGTGACTCAGCAGCCGGACACCATCGGGCCGAAGCCCAAGCGGCCCGAGCGGCCGTCAGCGGGTCGCCGCTCAATCGAGGCCATGGCGTTACACGCGCTGGAAACCGGCGCCGCCTCGAGCGTGGATGATCTGCTCGACCAGGTGGCGGCGATCTCCGGTCGGAAGTTGTTCAATGCGCTTCTGGCGATCTTGCAGATGCCTCATGCCACCATGCTTTGCGCGGCGTCGGAGTGGGAGCAGAAGTGGAGGCGGCGAGTGAAGCCGGACGAACGGCCGCTGGTCCTGCTGTTCCCATGGGGACCGGTCGAATTCGTCTACGACGTTTCGCAGACGGAAGCCACCGACCGATCTCGACCTTTGCCGATCAACGCAACCCCCTTCGCCATGGATGGGCTCCACGATGCGGGTGAACTCGTCGCGAGACTTCGCTCGGCCATTCAAGAACTCGGGGTCCGCGTCGTCACTGCGAGGCAGGGGGTGGCGCTAGCGGGAAGAATTCGACGAACCGGCGACGGTGGGACGTTGCGGCTTCCGCCGAGAAGTGTGCCCGGTGCGGTTCGCGAAGTAGCCGTGCGGTGGGTCCTGTCGCTGAATGAGGCTCACTCTCCGACAGAGCAGCTGGCCACGCTCGCACACGAGATTGGACACCTTTTCTGCGGCCACGTGGGTGCGGACCAAGGTGACTTCTGGCCGTACCGTGACCTGTCGGACGAGGTCGCGACTGAGTTTGAGGCCGAGTCGGTCGCCCGGCTCGTCTTCCGTCGGATTGCGCCAGGAGTGGACCTGCCGCCGTACCTGGACCGCATCCTGGATCCGGATGCTCCACTGCCCGATCATGGCTGGACGTATGTCGCCCAAGCGGCCGACAGAATCCTGGACATGCTCAACTTGGGTGATCGAGCGCAGTCGACGGAAGTCTCCGTGGCCGGCCTGTTTGATTCGCGTCGACTTCCCAGCTGGGCCCACGATCTCGTCGTACGTCCGGGTGGTCGCGAGTCGACGGAAGTGATCCTCGTCCGAGCGACCAGCGATGACCGCGGCCTCCCTGAGCGTGTTGGCACAGCTTGGGCCGACGCCGTGCCGGGCGTAAACACACCCTGGGTCGCAGTCGCGCGAAGCGAAGAGTCATTCCAAGGCGTGTTGTCCTATTTCAAGCATGCTCAGGGCGAGGACCCCGAACACGACGAACTGATGGGGCAGTTGCTCGAGTTTCTGCCGCTGGATGACCACTGGACAACGGTCGTATCGGCCGGCCTGGCGGACCAGGCGGCCCTCATAGAGATGAGCGCGGATCCGCCTAATCATGGAGGCGACGCAGTTGCCGCGTGTATGAGCCAAGTTGAGCGTTGCGGGCTCAGCTGTGTGGAGCCTGAGCTGGATACGAGCTGGATGTACAACGAAGTCGAGTACGCGACGGGTGATCTGGGGCACGAGCAGGTGCTGGGTTGGGATGACATGTACACCGACGAGGCGTGGCGCTTCCTCAGTAGCTCTAATCGATTGTTCGTCACCATCCGACCGGACGCCGGTCTTGTCGAACCGAAGGTTGTGGAACTGGTGGCTAGTGCCATCGCGGCTGGCAGGCGGGACCTGGACGACTATTACGCCGGCAACCACGCAGACGTACTCGAAGAAGGTGAGTCCCTGGGGGCTCATCAAAGTTGA
- the drmC gene encoding DISARM system phospholipase D-like protein DrmC encodes MPSDPYIALGRYLTASEAEALAVQFDNGQHVIKALGAINSGRRADAKELLTAAGLDHADSERATAVLRGIAGAKSVHRDLTPVWTMPGNEAKLGHLTGEFHRLVQAARISVTCATYNFETTSKMWTVLKQAAEQPGVVVTVYVDGDKADANKVKAQLPRATIYRSAELPSGKRVVSHAKFIVIDHEVLLLTSANFSFSAENRNVEFGVLIRDVAFAESVESTMTSKHGSLYELVPTSG; translated from the coding sequence ATGCCCTCTGATCCCTACATCGCACTCGGCCGGTACCTCACCGCCAGCGAAGCCGAAGCCCTCGCCGTCCAGTTCGACAATGGCCAGCACGTCATCAAGGCGCTGGGCGCGATCAACTCCGGCCGCCGCGCAGACGCCAAGGAGTTGTTAACAGCTGCGGGACTCGACCACGCCGACAGCGAACGCGCGACGGCGGTCCTGCGAGGGATCGCCGGCGCAAAGTCGGTCCACCGTGACCTGACTCCTGTGTGGACGATGCCTGGCAACGAAGCCAAGCTCGGACACCTCACCGGCGAGTTCCACCGACTCGTCCAGGCCGCTCGAATCTCAGTCACCTGCGCCACCTACAACTTTGAGACGACCTCGAAGATGTGGACAGTGCTCAAACAGGCTGCCGAACAGCCCGGAGTCGTCGTGACCGTCTACGTCGACGGCGACAAGGCTGACGCCAACAAGGTCAAGGCCCAACTCCCGCGAGCCACCATCTACCGATCCGCAGAGCTGCCGTCTGGCAAGCGTGTCGTCAGCCACGCCAAGTTCATCGTCATCGACCACGAAGTCCTGCTGCTCACCAGCGCCAACTTCTCCTTCAGCGCAGAGAACCGCAACGTTGAGTTCGGCGTCCTCATCCGCGATGTCGCGTTCGCTGAGTCCGTCGAGTCGACCATGACAAGCAAGCACGGCAGTCTCTATGAGCTCGTTCCCACCTCTGGGTGA
- the drmB gene encoding DUF1998 domain-containing protein has translation MTDLLPESGSEEMLHDQNEALDPLADAEDGVVKNRAKVGSARPSSLLYTYGPGAIMDLPGFSVMPAGLDDWEPIWKRRPFIPSIIEPRLLNVVRLHLGPQVDGLRPFPWQAKKGAMSKEGDDLGIPSRVFPQLFRCTGCDFLGPLPRFSYTNTHPFRPDLAQFTHKNCPGRGRQRAGSTGRKRESPAVPAQHLLTCANGHLDEFPYTLWVHRGGKCPKAELPDLKMRDANVGKSVGSTILCASCGASRGMAEAQGGVGRDKLPKKCRGRHPHLNAFDPECDARPALIMMGASNLWFASTQSIIVMPRTDAEEKEALADRLRVELGVEKVQKYADDLGILRDVAEGKLDLTDVTDQDLAAAVADVLAPADSEAERQEKLAAWDPVDLLVPEWRYLQKPSLFPQQQNSSGLMVTEMQRGPELHQRIGRVVAVNQMKKINAVLGFTRLDEMDRVNDLVSRLVKLTRNGKPTWVPATEDRGEGIFLQLDTAAVDGWEQGILASPLWDAHREAHRRNFSRRFSETAKLVDPDTRLPAPRYWLLHSLSHALIREMAMSSGYGAASLTERIYGWSASPQREAAAGLLICTTASDSEGTLGGLVALSEPARLQGLVVSALRRASRCSSDPVCAMRTPSDPEDFLHGAACHCCSFASETSCEKANRFLDRRFLLNLPTATGDTVPGFFGSVDAL, from the coding sequence ATGACTGACCTGCTGCCCGAGTCGGGTTCCGAAGAGATGCTGCACGACCAGAACGAGGCCCTCGACCCACTTGCCGACGCGGAGGACGGAGTCGTCAAGAACCGCGCCAAGGTCGGCTCCGCTCGTCCCTCATCGCTGCTCTATACCTATGGCCCCGGCGCCATCATGGACCTGCCCGGATTCTCGGTGATGCCGGCTGGGCTCGACGACTGGGAACCGATCTGGAAGCGGCGTCCCTTCATCCCCAGCATCATCGAGCCCCGACTGCTCAACGTCGTACGCCTGCACCTAGGACCCCAGGTTGATGGGCTGCGTCCCTTCCCCTGGCAGGCCAAGAAGGGCGCCATGTCGAAGGAAGGCGACGACCTCGGCATTCCGTCACGGGTGTTTCCTCAACTGTTTCGGTGCACCGGCTGCGACTTCCTTGGCCCACTCCCTCGGTTCAGCTACACCAACACCCACCCCTTCCGCCCCGACCTCGCCCAGTTCACACACAAGAACTGCCCCGGCCGAGGAAGACAGCGAGCGGGATCGACCGGCCGCAAGCGCGAAAGCCCCGCCGTCCCGGCACAGCACCTTCTGACCTGCGCCAACGGGCACCTCGACGAGTTCCCGTACACGCTGTGGGTTCACCGCGGCGGCAAGTGCCCGAAGGCCGAACTGCCCGACCTCAAGATGCGTGATGCGAACGTCGGCAAGTCGGTCGGCTCGACGATCTTGTGTGCCTCCTGTGGTGCGAGCCGGGGGATGGCCGAAGCCCAGGGTGGTGTTGGTCGCGACAAGCTGCCGAAGAAGTGCCGAGGCCGGCACCCGCATCTCAATGCTTTCGACCCTGAATGCGACGCCCGCCCGGCGCTGATCATGATGGGCGCCTCGAACCTGTGGTTCGCCTCCACCCAGTCGATCATCGTCATGCCACGCACCGATGCCGAGGAGAAGGAAGCGCTCGCAGACCGGCTCCGCGTCGAACTAGGGGTGGAGAAGGTCCAGAAGTACGCGGACGACCTGGGCATCCTGCGCGATGTCGCGGAGGGCAAGCTCGACCTGACCGATGTCACGGATCAGGACCTCGCCGCGGCTGTAGCCGACGTACTCGCGCCCGCGGACTCCGAAGCTGAACGTCAGGAGAAGCTCGCCGCCTGGGATCCCGTCGACCTGCTCGTCCCGGAGTGGCGTTACCTCCAGAAGCCGTCCCTGTTCCCGCAGCAACAGAACTCCAGTGGACTCATGGTTACTGAGATGCAGCGCGGGCCTGAGCTGCACCAGCGAATCGGCCGTGTCGTCGCGGTCAACCAGATGAAGAAGATCAACGCAGTCCTCGGGTTCACCCGCCTCGACGAGATGGACCGCGTCAACGACCTCGTCAGCCGCCTCGTCAAGCTCACTCGCAACGGCAAGCCGACGTGGGTGCCGGCCACCGAAGACCGCGGCGAAGGGATCTTCCTCCAGCTCGACACCGCCGCTGTCGACGGTTGGGAACAAGGCATCCTCGCAAGTCCCCTCTGGGATGCCCACAGAGAGGCGCATCGGCGCAACTTCTCTCGTCGGTTCTCCGAGACCGCCAAACTGGTGGATCCCGACACCCGCCTGCCCGCGCCCAGATACTGGCTGCTGCACTCGCTGTCCCACGCGCTGATCCGCGAGATGGCGATGTCTAGCGGCTACGGAGCTGCGAGCCTGACCGAGCGCATCTATGGATGGTCGGCCTCTCCGCAGCGCGAGGCCGCGGCAGGGCTTTTAATCTGCACTACGGCATCGGACAGCGAAGGCACGCTTGGTGGGCTGGTTGCCCTCTCTGAGCCAGCCCGGCTTCAGGGGCTGGTCGTCTCCGCGCTGCGACGCGCATCGAGATGCTCATCGGACCCAGTCTGTGCGATGCGAACGCCAAGCGACCCGGAGGATTTCCTTCACGGGGCAGCCTGCCACTGCTGCTCCTTCGCATCCGAGACCTCGTGCGAGAAGGCCAACCGCTTCCTCGATCGGCGCTTCCTGCTCAACCTCCCGACGGCCACCGGCGACACCGTGCCCGGGTTCTTCGGGAGCGTCGATGCCCTCTGA
- the drmA gene encoding DISARM system helicase DrmA yields the protein MTEATIEAAGSPASYELNFDLDGSSFAVRENLADILERELLGPIHGPEELLPFSPRSQYLVGHIAPVKLTGRRSSAFGDDDTARDLVEVRADDDGISEGRGVPAYAADETEADSDDDDAEDRAPKQGLMIPASMGLRFQMPADQESFDVTASWGIYESVETEKVSKAGRPIRHYQRVPVEERRTVLLADLEPGKTLAIALRDDACLRVDRYDDPQFGRVLVEIALCNDRETPMPIPLSMWMFQTKLLVDAGGAEVFLPVRDVLEQDWPEYDEEVKRLNLQYRNRLEFAIGRTCSADWTVKEGSRRATSVETTWLPIGETPQTRARSVKDALLSMDELSKVTPDGLRAGLEPLVTGYGAWLDEQETEAAKLPAHWQETCELVLWEARQAHARLISGLEHVATDPEALRCFQFMNRVMRDQRIASQVAAERASDASVTLDQAQDKVTERGPGAASWRPFQLAFILMQLGALTDPTAPLRSAEHQSRVELLFFPTGGGKTEAYLGLAAYTFAIRRRQGVVESAEGSLDGNDGIAVLMRYTLRLLTAQQFQRATTLMCAAELARREDVATWGVEPFRIGLWVGTDVSPKRFEEADEQLKKANEYGSHRLTVLQIQRCPWCGTPITAAQVRADATMRRVFVHCGDELARCPFSKGGVVSEGLPVLTVDEEIYRLTPAFVIATVDKFARLAREGEAAALFGYVSRRCGRHGYVHADYTPCQVGSHPANSGQPAATVRPVGRLRPPDLIIQDELHLITGALGTAVGLFEVAVETLSSWETPDGKSVKPLIVASTATVRNAQEQVRGLYGRQVEIFPPQVLDVADTFFSQEVPIDRDNPGRRYIGVSAQGVRLSSAEIRVSEVLLSAGQLLFDRAGAAADPYMTLVGYFNATRELAGMARYMADDVANRVGNPAKDSGFPRRYGAAFGNLHTAELTSRIASAEIGRTLDRLGLEFDSAFDSTEAFQARLAARKADQKVTYRTDSPFDVVLATSMLQVGVDVQRLGLMLVVGQPKNTAEYIQASSRVGRDASDRPGLVVALGNWARPRDLAHFEQFRHYHETFYAQVEALSVTPFSPTSLARGIDGLLVSVARVIEAATADGLSPERDAWRIKDQRSIVESIAERLKKRISAAAQSEDATKRANDLLVNRIDRWTDRAKRAAEMSKTLVYERTGEGDKYLPLIISPENAKASAGGSMEAPFVIANSMREVQPEINLLVSPVPERLFARTPEGVPAWTLPTGEED from the coding sequence GTGACCGAGGCAACCATAGAGGCGGCAGGATCGCCGGCATCGTACGAGTTGAACTTCGACTTGGACGGCTCCTCCTTCGCCGTGCGCGAGAACCTCGCCGACATTCTGGAACGTGAGCTGCTGGGCCCGATTCACGGGCCGGAGGAGTTGTTGCCATTCAGCCCGCGTTCACAGTATTTGGTTGGACACATTGCGCCCGTGAAGTTGACGGGTCGCAGATCGTCGGCGTTCGGTGACGACGACACGGCGCGGGATCTCGTCGAGGTCCGGGCGGACGACGACGGCATCTCCGAAGGGCGCGGGGTCCCGGCGTACGCGGCTGATGAGACCGAGGCAGATTCCGACGATGATGACGCCGAGGATCGGGCACCGAAGCAGGGCTTGATGATCCCAGCCTCGATGGGGCTGCGGTTCCAGATGCCAGCGGATCAGGAGTCGTTCGATGTGACGGCGTCGTGGGGCATCTACGAGTCGGTGGAGACGGAGAAGGTGTCCAAGGCCGGTCGGCCGATCCGCCACTACCAGCGAGTTCCGGTCGAGGAACGTCGTACGGTCCTCCTGGCCGACCTCGAGCCGGGCAAGACACTGGCGATCGCGCTGCGGGACGACGCGTGTCTGCGGGTCGACCGGTACGACGACCCGCAGTTTGGGCGGGTACTCGTCGAGATCGCGTTGTGCAACGACCGCGAGACGCCGATGCCCATCCCGTTGAGCATGTGGATGTTCCAGACCAAGCTGCTGGTCGACGCGGGCGGTGCCGAGGTCTTCCTGCCTGTGCGGGATGTGTTGGAGCAGGACTGGCCCGAGTACGACGAAGAGGTCAAGCGTCTCAACCTCCAGTACCGCAACCGCCTCGAGTTCGCCATCGGTCGCACATGCTCGGCGGACTGGACGGTCAAGGAAGGCTCGCGTCGCGCCACCTCAGTGGAGACGACCTGGCTCCCCATTGGCGAGACGCCGCAAACGCGCGCTCGCTCCGTGAAAGACGCGTTGCTGTCCATGGACGAGCTGTCCAAGGTCACACCCGACGGGCTGCGTGCGGGACTCGAACCGCTCGTGACCGGCTACGGAGCGTGGCTCGATGAGCAGGAGACTGAGGCGGCAAAGCTCCCGGCCCATTGGCAAGAAACGTGCGAGCTGGTGCTGTGGGAGGCCAGGCAGGCACACGCGCGGCTCATCTCCGGTCTGGAGCACGTCGCTACTGATCCGGAAGCGCTGCGGTGCTTCCAGTTCATGAACCGGGTTATGCGCGACCAGCGCATCGCATCGCAGGTTGCTGCGGAGCGCGCATCCGATGCCTCAGTGACCCTTGACCAGGCACAGGACAAGGTCACCGAGCGAGGTCCAGGGGCCGCCTCGTGGCGTCCGTTCCAGCTGGCCTTCATCCTGATGCAGCTCGGAGCGTTGACCGATCCCACAGCACCACTGCGCAGCGCCGAGCACCAATCCCGGGTCGAGTTGCTCTTCTTTCCAACCGGTGGTGGCAAGACCGAGGCGTACCTGGGGCTCGCTGCGTACACATTCGCGATCAGGCGCCGCCAAGGTGTCGTGGAGTCGGCCGAGGGCTCCCTCGACGGGAACGACGGCATTGCGGTGTTGATGCGCTACACCCTCCGGCTTCTGACCGCTCAGCAGTTCCAGCGGGCGACCACCTTGATGTGCGCTGCCGAGCTTGCTCGGCGCGAGGACGTGGCGACCTGGGGAGTGGAGCCTTTCCGGATCGGGCTCTGGGTCGGAACCGATGTGAGCCCCAAGCGCTTCGAGGAGGCAGACGAGCAGCTCAAGAAGGCGAACGAATACGGCTCGCACCGGCTGACCGTGCTCCAGATCCAGCGCTGCCCGTGGTGCGGCACCCCGATCACTGCAGCGCAGGTGAGGGCCGACGCCACGATGCGTCGTGTGTTCGTCCACTGTGGCGACGAGCTGGCGCGGTGCCCGTTCTCCAAGGGCGGTGTGGTCTCCGAAGGGTTGCCGGTTCTCACCGTCGATGAGGAGATCTACCGCCTCACTCCTGCGTTTGTGATCGCCACCGTCGACAAGTTCGCACGCCTCGCACGGGAGGGCGAGGCCGCCGCGCTGTTCGGCTACGTGAGCAGGCGTTGCGGTCGCCACGGGTATGTCCACGCTGACTACACGCCGTGTCAGGTGGGTTCACACCCTGCGAACAGCGGTCAACCGGCCGCAACAGTTCGGCCGGTGGGTCGGCTCCGACCACCGGATCTGATCATTCAGGACGAGCTGCACCTCATCACTGGCGCCTTGGGCACCGCCGTCGGACTATTCGAGGTTGCCGTCGAGACCCTGTCGTCGTGGGAGACCCCGGACGGGAAGTCAGTGAAGCCATTGATCGTCGCGTCGACGGCAACCGTTCGAAACGCCCAGGAGCAGGTACGCGGCCTATATGGACGCCAAGTAGAGATCTTCCCGCCACAGGTGCTGGACGTCGCTGACACATTCTTTTCTCAAGAGGTGCCGATCGACAGGGATAACCCCGGGCGGCGCTACATCGGAGTCAGCGCCCAAGGCGTCCGGCTGTCGAGCGCCGAGATCCGTGTTTCGGAGGTGTTGTTGTCCGCGGGGCAACTGCTGTTCGACCGCGCGGGCGCGGCAGCTGATCCGTACATGACGCTTGTTGGCTATTTCAACGCCACCCGCGAGCTGGCGGGCATGGCGCGCTACATGGCCGACGACGTCGCGAACCGCGTGGGCAACCCGGCCAAGGACTCGGGCTTCCCTCGCCGCTACGGCGCCGCCTTCGGCAACCTCCACACCGCCGAACTGACCTCGCGCATCGCGTCCGCCGAGATCGGGCGAACCTTGGACCGCTTGGGGCTGGAGTTCGACTCGGCCTTCGACTCGACTGAGGCGTTCCAAGCGCGGCTCGCGGCACGGAAAGCGGACCAGAAGGTTACCTATCGGACCGACTCACCCTTCGACGTCGTGCTTGCCACCTCGATGCTCCAGGTGGGTGTCGACGTCCAGCGACTTGGTCTGATGTTGGTGGTGGGGCAGCCGAAGAACACGGCTGAATACATTCAGGCGTCCTCGCGTGTGGGTCGGGACGCGTCCGACCGCCCGGGACTGGTCGTGGCGCTGGGGAACTGGGCGCGGCCTCGCGACCTGGCGCATTTCGAGCAGTTCCGGCACTACCACGAGACGTTCTATGCCCAGGTGGAGGCGTTGTCGGTGACACCGTTCTCGCCGACCTCGCTGGCCCGCGGCATCGACGGCCTGCTGGTCAGTGTCGCGCGCGTGATCGAGGCCGCAACCGCGGATGGACTCTCGCCCGAGCGCGATGCCTGGCGCATTAAGGACCAGCGGTCGATCGTGGAGTCGATCGCCGAGCGCCTCAAGAAGCGGATCTCCGCGGCCGCGCAGAGCGAGGACGCCACCAAGCGCGCGAACGACCTGCTTGTGAATCGGATCGATAGGTGGACCGATCGTGCCAAGCGTGCTGCGGAGATGAGCAAGACGCTCGTCTACGAACGCACGGGTGAGGGCGACAAGTACCTGCCGCTGATCATCAGCCCCGAGAACGCGAAGGCATCGGCGGGCGGGTCGATGGAAGCTCCGTTCGTCATCGCCAACTCGATGCGCGAGGTGCAGCCGGAGATCAACCTGCTTGTCAGCCCGGTGCCCGAGCGACTTTTCGCCCGCACGCCCGAGGGCGTGCCCGCCTGGACGCTGCCTACGGGGGAGGAGGACTGA